The Cystobacter fuscus DSM 2262 genome includes a region encoding these proteins:
- a CDS encoding tRNA-(ms[2]io[6]A)-hydroxylase — translation MSRPTPDRRPLSGEGPVILRAPSDPRWLPLALERFDEVLVDHAHCEKKAAANALSMIQVYPDLPGLPAQMARLAREESAHLARVLELMAARGLTLNRDAGDPYAQGLQKAVRTSHEGRKVDRLLVAAVIEARSCERLSLLAEGLEEDSLRRFYAELAQSEDGHQSLFYRLAVTAAGGDETPVRARLEELLVLEAEVLQRIGVRAAIH, via the coding sequence ATGTCCCGTCCCACGCCTGACCGCCGTCCCCTCTCGGGTGAGGGCCCCGTCATCCTCCGGGCGCCCAGTGATCCACGCTGGCTGCCCCTCGCGCTCGAGCGCTTCGACGAGGTGCTGGTGGACCATGCCCACTGCGAGAAGAAGGCCGCGGCCAACGCCCTCTCGATGATCCAGGTGTACCCGGACCTGCCGGGCCTGCCCGCGCAGATGGCGCGGCTGGCGCGCGAGGAGAGCGCGCACCTGGCCCGGGTGCTGGAGCTGATGGCCGCCCGCGGCCTGACCTTGAACCGGGACGCGGGAGACCCCTACGCCCAGGGCCTGCAGAAGGCCGTGCGCACCTCGCACGAGGGCCGCAAGGTGGACCGGCTGCTCGTGGCCGCCGTCATCGAGGCCCGCTCCTGCGAGCGCCTGTCGCTGCTCGCCGAGGGACTGGAGGAGGACTCGCTGCGCCGCTTCTACGCGGAGCTCGCCCAGTCCGAGGATGGCCACCAGTCGCTCTTCTACCGGCTGGCCGTCACGGCGGCGGGCGGCGACGAGACGCCGGTGCGCGCCCGCCTGGAGGAGCTGCTCGTCCTCGAGGCCGAGGTGCTCCAGCGCATCGGGGTGCGCGCCGCCATCCACTGA
- a CDS encoding SixA phosphatase family protein: MSSHQMPLMFVRHAEAEGDHRLGDESRPLTLEGRATFRAHARKLARLTPMVGIATSPLVRAIQTAEILAEAFGLAHVELLPELRPRPQAPKRILHMARELGPGWMLVGHNPSLAVAGARALEQEELPGKLRKGAVLALHPQGKHFSLAWMATPGRSLFKPDAPSRGRSSEGQD; this comes from the coding sequence ATGTCTTCCCACCAGATGCCCCTGATGTTCGTCCGCCACGCCGAGGCCGAGGGTGACCACCGCCTGGGTGACGAGAGCCGTCCCCTGACGCTCGAGGGCAGGGCCACCTTCCGTGCCCACGCACGCAAGCTCGCACGCCTCACGCCCATGGTGGGCATCGCCACGAGTCCCCTGGTGCGCGCCATCCAGACCGCGGAGATCCTCGCCGAGGCCTTCGGGCTCGCGCACGTGGAACTCCTCCCCGAGCTGCGGCCCCGTCCCCAGGCGCCCAAGCGCATCCTCCACATGGCTCGCGAGCTGGGCCCGGGCTGGATGCTCGTGGGGCACAATCCCTCGCTCGCCGTCGCGGGCGCGCGCGCCCTGGAGCAGGAGGAACTGCCCGGCAAGCTGCGCAAGGGGGCCGTGCTGGCGCTCCACCCCCAGGGCAAGCACTTCTCGCTGGCGTGGATGGCGACCCCGGGCCGCTCCCTCTTCAAGCCCGACGCCCCCTCACGCGGTCGCTCCTCGGAGGGACAGGATTGA
- a CDS encoding DUF2267 domain-containing protein, which yields MADTNQGEMDINPQSQRTEEPDATRRASGVDLQARREQRRETRRNQTYKAFLRNLMAIGSMNEQDAERAAISVLCVLEQRLFGGEPAHLEAQLPGKLQDLLIRCERHTGKPASKFGKEDFIQMVAQDLEVEPLLAERRIRAVFTALRDQVSEGEIDDVIGQLPSDLRELWHLTI from the coding sequence ATGGCGGACACCAATCAGGGTGAGATGGACATCAACCCACAATCGCAGCGCACGGAGGAGCCAGATGCAACACGGCGCGCCTCGGGAGTCGACCTACAAGCCCGGCGCGAGCAGCGCCGAGAAACCAGGCGCAACCAGACCTACAAGGCCTTCCTGCGCAACCTCATGGCCATCGGCTCGATGAACGAGCAAGACGCGGAGCGTGCCGCGATCTCGGTGCTCTGCGTCCTGGAACAGCGGCTCTTCGGCGGGGAGCCGGCCCACCTGGAAGCCCAGCTCCCCGGCAAGCTTCAGGATCTGCTGATCCGCTGCGAGCGGCACACGGGCAAGCCCGCGAGCAAGTTCGGCAAGGAGGACTTCATCCAGATGGTGGCGCAGGACCTGGAAGTGGAACCCCTCTTGGCGGAGCGGAGGATCCGCGCCGTCTTCACCGCCTTGAGGGATCAGGTCTCCGAGGGGGAGATCGACGACGTCATCGGCCAGCTGCCCTCCGACCTGCGCGAGCTGTGGCACCTCACCATCTGA